DNA sequence from the Tissierellales bacterium genome:
AGCTATTGCGGCTGTACAAAGTGAAAGATATATTAATAATGCTTTTAATGATTAAAAAAGACCTGAGGAGGGAATTAATATGTTAGAGTTAACTAAAAAGAATTTTGAAGATGAAGTTCTTAAAGCTGATGGTTATGTATTAGTAGATTTTTGGGGACCAACTTGTGAACCTTGTAAGGCTTTAATGCCACATGTAGAAAAATTAGAAGAAGAATATGGTGACAAAATTAAATTTTCAAGCTTAGATATTACTAAGGCAAGAAGACTTGCTATTTCTCAACAAGTATTAGGATTACCAGTAATAGCTATTTACAAAGATGGTGAAAAAGTAGATTCAGTAGTAGGAGATGAAGCTACAGCTTCAAGTGTAGAAAATTTAATTAAAAAATATGCATAATGATTTTAATTCTAGGCATTTTGCCTAGAATTAAAATAGATACTTTAAAATTAAGGGGAGGTGACTTTATGCGTCTAGAATTAGGTCACATATTAATCAAAGACGTTCAATTTGGTGATAAAACTCAAGTAGAAGATGGGGTTTTATACGTGAACAAAGAAGAAATAGTTTCCTTAGTTAAGGAAGATGAACATTTAGAAAAGGTAGATGTAGAATTAGCAAGGCCTGGTGAAAGTGTAAGAATTACTCCTGTAAAGGACGTTATAGAACCAAGGGTGAAAGTAGAAGGTCCAGGTGGAGTATTCCCAGGAATGATTTCAAAGGTGGAAACTGTAGGTAGTGGAAAAACTAATGTTCTTAAAGGTTGTGCAGTAGTTACAGCTGGAAAGATTGTAGGTTTCCAAGAAGGTATTATTGACATGACAGGTCCAGGAGCTGACTACACTCCATTTTCAAAATTAAACAATGTTGTACTATTATGTGAACCAGCAGAAGGATTAAAACAACACGAACATGAAAAAGCTCTTAGAATGGCAGGATTAAAAATAGCAACTTATTTAGGAGAAGCTGCAAAGGAATTAGAACCTGATAAGGTAGAAGTTTATGAAACATTACCTTTACTAGAAAGTGTAGAAAAATATCCTGATTTACCAAAAGTAGCTTATGTTCAAATGTTACAAAGTCAAGGTTTGCTTCATGACACTTATGTATATGGAGTAGATGTAAAAGAAATAGTACCAACTTTATTGTATCCAACTGAAGTATTTGATGGAGCAGTATTAAGTGGTAATTGTGTATCTGCATGTGATAAGAATACATCTTACCATCATTTAAATAATCCAGTAGTTGAAGATTTATATGCAAGACATGGCAAAGATATAAACTTTTTAGGAGTAATAGTTACTAATGAGAATGTATATCTAGCTGATAAGGAAAGGTCTTCAAATTGGACAGCTAAAATAGCAGAATTCCTAGGGTTAGATGGTGTTGTAATTTCACAAGAAGGTTTTGGAAATCCAGATACAGACCTTATTATGAACTGTAAGAAAATTGAACAAAAAGGTATAAAAACAGTAATTATTACAGATGAATATGCAGGTAGAGATGGTGCAAGTCAATCTTTAGCTGACGCAGATCCACTAGCAAATGCAGTTGTAACTGGTGGTAATGCAAATGAAGTAATAGAATTACCTTCAATGGACAAGGTAATAGGAGATACAAAATTTGTAGATATAATTGCTGGAGGATTTGATGGTAGTTTAGAGAAAGATGGCTCAATTACTGTGGAATTACAAGCTATTACAGGAGCTACAAATGAGCTAGGATTTAATAAAATGTCAGCAAAAGGTTATTAGAAAGTAAATGTGTTAAAAAATAAATCGTAAATGAAAGGAAGTGGAATAGATGGCATTGTTTGATGCAAATAAAAAAGTTATTATTATTGGTGATAGAGATGGTATACCAGGACCA
Encoded proteins:
- a CDS encoding thioredoxin domain-containing protein: MLELTKKNFEDEVLKADGYVLVDFWGPTCEPCKALMPHVEKLEEEYGDKIKFSSLDITKARRLAISQQVLGLPVIAIYKDGEKVDSVVGDEATASSVENLIKKYA
- a CDS encoding glycine/sarcosine/betaine reductase component B subunit, coding for MRLELGHILIKDVQFGDKTQVEDGVLYVNKEEIVSLVKEDEHLEKVDVELARPGESVRITPVKDVIEPRVKVEGPGGVFPGMISKVETVGSGKTNVLKGCAVVTAGKIVGFQEGIIDMTGPGADYTPFSKLNNVVLLCEPAEGLKQHEHEKALRMAGLKIATYLGEAAKELEPDKVEVYETLPLLESVEKYPDLPKVAYVQMLQSQGLLHDTYVYGVDVKEIVPTLLYPTEVFDGAVLSGNCVSACDKNTSYHHLNNPVVEDLYARHGKDINFLGVIVTNENVYLADKERSSNWTAKIAEFLGLDGVVISQEGFGNPDTDLIMNCKKIEQKGIKTVIITDEYAGRDGASQSLADADPLANAVVTGGNANEVIELPSMDKVIGDTKFVDIIAGGFDGSLEKDGSITVELQAITGATNELGFNKMSAKGY